One genomic window of Gossypium hirsutum isolate 1008001.06 chromosome D11, Gossypium_hirsutum_v2.1, whole genome shotgun sequence includes the following:
- the LOC107911827 gene encoding probable galacturonosyltransferase 13 isoform X5, whose amino-acid sequence MQLHISPSMRSITISSNNGFTDLMKIKVAARHISYRTLFHTILIVAFLLPFVFILTALVTLEGANKCSSFDCFGRRFGPRFLGRVDDSGKLVRDFYKIFNQVITEEIPDGLKLPDSFSQLVAELKNNQYDAKTFAFSLRAMMEKLEREIRESKVSELMNRHFAASSIPKGIHCFSLRLTDEYSSNAYARRQLPSPELLPVLSNNSYHHFVLSTDNILAASVVVTSVVRSSLEPEKVVFHVITDKKTYAGMHSWFALNPVASIIVEVKGIHQFDWLTRENVPVLEAIESHHDFRNYYHGNHIAGANLSNTTPQSFASKLQARSPKYISLLNHLRIYLPELFPDLDKVVFLDDDVVIQRDLSPLWEIDLQGKVNGAIETCKGEDEWVMSKYFKNYFNFSHPLIAKHLDPDECAWAYGMNIFDLRAWRKTNIRETYHFWLKELQEGSDLSTF is encoded by the exons ATGCAGCTTCACATCTCGCCTAGCATGAGAAGTATAACGATATCAAGCAACAATGGGTTTACTGACTTAATGAAGATCAAAGTGGCAGCTAGACATATTTCATATAGGACCCTTTTCCATACCATTCTCATCGTCGCATTCTTGTTGCCTTTTGTCTTCATTCTTACTGCTCTTGTTACCCTTGAAGGTGCCAACAAGTGCTCCTCATTTG ATTGTTTTGGTAGGCGGTTCGGACCGAGGTTTCTAGGGAGAGTTGATGATTCAGGA AAACTAGTCAGGGACTTTTATAAGATCTTCAATCAAGTAATCACTGAGGAAATCCCTGATGGTCTAAAGCTTCCAGATTCATTTAGTCAACTTGTTGCTGAACTGAAGAACAACCAGTACGATGCAAAGACCTTTGCATTCTCGTTAAGAGCAATG ATGGAGAAACTTGAAAGGGAAATTAGGGAATCTAAAGTTTCAGAGCTGATGAATAGGCACTTTGCTGCAAGTTCTATTCCAAAAGGCATCCATTGTTTTTCTTTGCGTTTAACTGATGAATACTCTTCCAATGCTTATGCGCGCAGACAACTACCTTCTCCTGAGCTCCTCCCTGTGCTTTCTAACAACTCTTACCATCACTTTGTCTTGTCTACGGACAACATACTAGCTGCATCGGTAGTTGTTACTTCTGTTGTCCGGTCATCACTAGAACCTGAAAAGGTCGTCTTCCATGTCATCACTGACAAGAAAACTTATGCGGGTATGCATTCTTGGTTTGCACTAAATCCCGTAGCATCTATCATAGTTGAAGTGAAAGGCATTCACCAGTTTGATTGGTTAACTAGAGAGAATGTTCCAGTGCTTGAAGCTATAGAGAGCCATCATGACTTCAGAAATTACTATCATGGCAATCATATTGCAGGGGCAAATCTCTCTAATACTACTCCTCAATCATTCGCTTCAAAATTGCAGGCTAGAAGTCCAAAGTACATATCCTTACTCAACCATCTTAGGATATATTTACCTGAG CTCTTTCCAGACCTTGACAAAGTAGTTTTTTTAGATGACGATGTTGTGATTCAGCGTGATTTGTCTCCACTTTGGGAGATTGATCTACAAGGAAAGGTTAATGGAGCTATAGAAACCTGTAAAGGTGAAGACGAGTGGGTGATGTCAAAATATTTCAAAAACTACTTTAATTTTTCTCATCCCCTTATAGCTAAGCATTTGGATCCTGATGAATGTGCATGGGCTTATGGAATG